One Eurosta solidaginis isolate ZX-2024a chromosome 5, ASM4086904v1, whole genome shotgun sequence DNA segment encodes these proteins:
- the LOC137233646 gene encoding uncharacterized protein isoform X1, with translation MMDDEPVGEMPTASTTATPRILLTDAPNITITTATPMDISNTQVAVERQHEMGAGDAPSVAAEGVVYEKGQVDEVEEMEIENENEQQSTPTPARVVTNLQALHAAEDEEINRLQERFANYIPHHLQGQQRSHFHMLKK, from the exons ATGATGGATGATG AGCCTGTCGGCGAAATGCCAACTGCATCAACAACAGCAACGCCACGTATTTTATTGACTGATGCACCCAATATAACTATTACAACAGCAACACCAATGGATATATCAAATACACAAGTTGCAGTAGAGCGTCAACACGAGATGGGAGCAGGCGATGCGCCAAGTGTAGCTGCAGAGGGGGTTGTTTATGAAAAAGGGCAAGTGGACGAGGTAGAAGAGATGGAGATTGAAAACGAGAATGAGCAACAATCAACGCCTACGCCAGCAAGAGTTGTTACCAATTTACAAGCGTTACATGCTGCTGAAGATGAAGAAATTAATAGACTGCAAGAACGTTTCGCAAACTATATACCACACCACTTGCAGGGCCAACAGAGGAGTCACTTCCACATGCTAAAGAAGTAA
- the LOC137233646 gene encoding uncharacterized protein isoform X2, producing MPTASTTATPRILLTDAPNITITTATPMDISNTQVAVERQHEMGAGDAPSVAAEGVVYEKGQVDEVEEMEIENENEQQSTPTPARVVTNLQALHAAEDEEINRLQERFANYIPHHLQGQQRSHFHMLKK from the coding sequence ATGCCAACTGCATCAACAACAGCAACGCCACGTATTTTATTGACTGATGCACCCAATATAACTATTACAACAGCAACACCAATGGATATATCAAATACACAAGTTGCAGTAGAGCGTCAACACGAGATGGGAGCAGGCGATGCGCCAAGTGTAGCTGCAGAGGGGGTTGTTTATGAAAAAGGGCAAGTGGACGAGGTAGAAGAGATGGAGATTGAAAACGAGAATGAGCAACAATCAACGCCTACGCCAGCAAGAGTTGTTACCAATTTACAAGCGTTACATGCTGCTGAAGATGAAGAAATTAATAGACTGCAAGAACGTTTCGCAAACTATATACCACACCACTTGCAGGGCCAACAGAGGAGTCACTTCCACATGCTAAAGAAGTAA